In Roseibium algicola, the DNA window AGAAACTGTTTCAGAATGAAAAAGCAGCGTGCTCGATTGTCAGGCGAATATCTTAAGAGCACGCTGCAGTTCTAGTGCACATTATCAAAGGTGCTCAGAAATATTACCGTAACTTTTCGAAAGTATAAATTTGTCAAAATTACAAATTTTATTTCTAAATGTGAAAGATGGTCGTATTGGCCGCACTGTTGACGCGATTCAGCTAATAACGCATCAGCCTGCCGAAAGCTGATACGGCCAATACAGACACAAAGCGGAGTTTGTAGAGGTCTCCTTATGCGGACATCAAAGGACAAGTTTGGTGTTCGCTAGGCTCGGGCGGTCCTGACTACCACATAAGGACCGCCTGAGCTGCTAACAGGATCTGTTTTACGATCCGTCGACTTGGTTGTACATCTTTTATTCTGTCAATCTAGGCGAGTTTTCCACAGCGCTAAATTGTTGCTTAAAGCCTAGTTAAACCTCCCGCTGCGGCGGGTCTTGCGTTGAGCCGAAGGCGAATAAGTTAGCAAAATGAACGAGTTCGTGAATTTCTGCGTCCAGAAAGTGCCTCACTTTCTCTATCTTGCCCTCTTACTCATTTCCCAGAAAGTACGCAAAACTCCGCAGTTGTCCTAAAGAATATCCGAAGTTGTCGCCACATATCAAAATACGTTGGATATTGTACGAAGTTGTAGTCACTCATCCAAACAAGTCATTGAATTAAATGGGTTTTGACAACAGGCGTCGAGAATTCTCTAATTTTCTAGTGGTGCAGAGAGTTTTCGGGAGAAGCGTTTAATTCTGCGGCAATCAGTAAAAATGAAACATTAAGGACAATATTATTCCAGATTTATCAAAAAATATAAGAGTACACCATTTTGAAGACGTCGGAGAAATGAGGATTTTTAAGGGGCGCTCGCTGATTTTCCCGCGCTTTGCTGTACCATTTTTCGTATGGCGACAAGACTGGTTTGGAGCCGAGAGCCGACGGTCGGGTTTTGGAATTTTGCGTCCTTAGTCCGACATTCGTTAGGACAATTTCTGTAGTAACTTTCGGCCCAAAGCTGCCATTGGACCTGTGCTCAGTCAATAGCGGCAACGCGCCCCAATTCGGCCGTCCAGATCGTACGGGCCAATTATCAAAAGCTGCCATTCCCTGGACTCCGATCGAAACGCTGGAATTTGATCGAACGGTCCTTTTCCAAATAACGCTTCGAATGATGAGCGCGCAGCTAGCGGCAGAGGCTTCGAATTCTTCATAGGAAGCCCCGATAATGGCAGGATCTGGAAGATCATCTCAGTGAAGTCTGAGTTAGTATTTCAAAACCTGTTAAATATGTGATCCTAAAGTACAAGTAGTGAACGTAATTTCTGATTGACTGTCGCTACGAAAATTCGTTGGCTGCGCGATCTTAAGCAATTTCTACCTCTCAAAGCCAGTATGTCCTCAAGGGCAACGTCCGTACCCACAGGCGTACACAATCACAAAGGATGCTATCGCACTTCTGTCCATGGGCCGTCACAATTGACGACGAGCTACAGGCGTGCGGACACCGAAATGTCATCCTGTTTTTGCCGATGACTGGCTTCAGCTTAACCTTCAGTTCGGCATTCCAATAGATGCCTATCGCGGCAACTTCTGGCTACTTTATTGCCTTAATTCAAGATTTACGCGAAATTGTTATTCGAAGGTTAGATGCAATTGGGGAGGCGACATGGAATCAGGCAGGCAAGGCCAAGCCACAGTCCTGATGAGCGGAGGACTGGACTCATCGGCCTGTGCGCATTTCCTTTCTAAACAGGGTGTGCAAGTCCGAGGATTGTTTATCAATTATGGCCAGGCAGCGCTGCAAGCAGAAACAGCGGCTAGTAGGGCTATGGCAGACTTCTTATCCATTCCTATAGATGTATGCGAGGTGTCGAACGGTCAGTTATTTGGCGCAGGCGAACTGATTGGACGAAATGCTATGCTGATCTTTTCGGCTCTATTTCTTTCCCGCGGCTGCTCCGACTTACTCGCTCTAGGCCTACATGCCGGAACCCCGTATTACGACTGTTCGGACAGATTCATCAACTCAGCATCGCATCTGGTGAGCGAGATAACCGACAATAGAACGGTATTGGCGACCCCATTTCTCACCTGGACGAAGCAAGAGGTTGTTTCGTACTTTTGCGAAGCAGGACTTCCAACAGAGCTGTCCTACAGCTGTGAATTAGGCCTTAGTCCCGTTTGCGGTCGGTGCGCATCCTGTTTGGATAGGGAGGCGCTATTATGTTAGCGCGCAGACGTTCTCTTCGACTTAACGGGCAAGAGGTTGAACGCACCCCTTTGCTGGTGCCTTCGTTCTCCAGCAAAGGCTTTCCGGACGTATCCAAGATCATTGAATACAGCACCGAGATGATCGAAGGTTCTATGCTTGTCAGCGCCTACGATCTCCACTACGAAAAGATAAAGCCTCCTTTCGACTTCGCATCCTTATTGTTTCTCGACAGTGGCGGATATGAAGCGTCCAAGGATGCTGAGTTGTCGGACTATGGCGACAAAGAACACATCCCCCAAGAATGGTCGCAAGAAATGCACGAGGCTGTGCTTGCGGGTTGGGCGCCAAGTATTCCAAGCATAATTATCAGCTACGACCACCCAAAAGAAAAACTGCCGATCAGAGAGCAAATCCGGCGGGCAGAGAACATGGCACCGGGCCGAACAGACGTGATGCGGGAGATATTGCTGAAGCCTGAGACTGAAACCCAAACATTAATTAGGCTCGAATCCATAATAGAAAACATTCATGGTTTTGCCAATTTTTCGGCCATAGGGGTTACGGAGAAAGAGATTGGCAATTCGGTATTAACGCGAATGCAGAACATTGCCAGATTTCGCTTGGCGCTCGACAAGGCTGGCATCGAAGTCCCCCTGCACATATTTGGGAGCCTTGATACTGTAACGACACCACTTTATTTTCTCGCCGGCGCTGACATATTCGACGGGCTTACCTGGCTTAGATTTGCGTTTCATCAGGGGCAGACGCTCTACAAGCAAAACTATGGCGCATTGCATCTCGGTGTCAAAACACCAGCCCACGTCATCGACGGCCGCTGTTGGAATAGCAACTACTATTACATTACGGATCTCGAGTTGGAGATGCGGCGTTTTCTGAATGAAGGCGATTTCGCGTCCTTTAGGTACCATGGCGAACAATTCCGCGCGGCACTGGAAAGTGTGCGAGAAGCGGTAGGAGGGTAAAATGGCTGGCAGCGGCGGCGGCGGAGCGTTCGTACATCGAACTCCAGAAGAACTCCGCGACCTAGTGCGCAAGTCGGAAGAAAAAACAACCGTTGCGGCCTTTGAGGCTGAACTCTCACGAATGCTTGGTGAGTTACTTGGCGAATTCAACTCGCGCGACGCACCAACCGTCAGTGCTCGTCTACTGCAGATCAAGTCCGCAATGAAAGGAGCAATTTATGGGTCATTTGACCAATTATTCGGCGGTTCAGTGGCCAAGCACACCTACGTGGATGGTCTAAGCGATATCGACTCGCTACTCTTAATCAACGAATCCGATCTGGAAGGAAAAAGCCCTCAGTTGGCATTGGATCGAATGGCGAAAATCATTCAGGCGGATCTAAACGGAGAAGCCACCGTTGGGTACGGCCGCATGGCGGTAACCGTGACGTATCACGATGGCATGGTTATCCAGTTGCTACCTGCACTCAAGTCGCCAGATGGACAACTGCTTGTGCCTTCATCACGTCGCGAAGCATGGTCCAAGATCAACCCGACTGCTTTTCAAGAGGCTTTAACTCGACGCAATCAGGAATGTAGTGGCAAACTCGTGCCTGTTATCAAGCTTGCTAAAGCAATCAATGGGCAGTTACCTGAGGCGCAGCAACTTAGTGGATATCATATGGAGAGTCTCGGGATTGCAGCCTTCAAGAATTACAAGGAAGCAATGACGACATCTGCCATGTTACCCCATTTTTTTGAGAGAGCTCGTGAGCTCGTCATGTCACCCATTACCGATAGCACAGGTCAATCCGTCCACGTCGACGAGTATTTAGGCCCCACCAACAGCCAGCTTCGTGTAGCGGCGAGCCATGTTTTGAGCAGAATTGCTCGCCGTATGCGCAACGCGACAGCTGCGGGTTCAACATCTCAATGGCGCGCCATTTTCGGCATTGACTCATGAGTGCAGAAAACGGTTCTGTGCAGGAACTCAAGCGAATTAGGCGTGTCTCAGACATGCTTTGCACAGGCCATGCAGGATTAAGGGACAAATATGCTCGCTGGGCACTCGCACTGGATTTGGCAATCCTTGGCTCCTCCACGTGGCTGACAGGGCTTGCGTTCGTTGCACCTTCGATCAACCTTTCATTGACGCCATTCAATCTTGCACCAGAGCTCTGGACTGGACTGCTGTCTGTAACGACGCTGTTCTTGGCAATTGTTCAGCTGAAGAGCGACTGGAAAGCACGTTCGGACGCTCACCGACACACGTTTGATATCTATGCAGAAGTCAAACGAGAGGCAGGATATCTCCTTGCATCAGACGAATTCGATGAGCAGGGGTACCGACGGATTTTGGCACGATATGACATGGCTTCCGCCGTTGGCCTGGCTTTGCCAGAGAAGCTCTTTCTGCATCAGAAGCGCCAGCATCTGCTAAAAATCGCGATCAGTAAGCATCTCGATCACCGTCCCGGCGCTTCGATACTTTTAACACGCGTTCGATTTTGGATACAAGATAGCTTTGGAAAGAACGATCCGAATGTCTGATGTTACGGGTGCGCTGCAGATTTACGGCAATGCGATCAAATACATGCGTGAATCAGGTCTAGAATCTGAAATCGATTGGCAAAGAACTGCGTGTCCCGAAGTTCTGACTGAATCTGCCTTTCTTCGCGAAAC includes these proteins:
- a CDS encoding 7-cyano-7-deazaguanine synthase, whose product is MSGGLDSSACAHFLSKQGVQVRGLFINYGQAALQAETAASRAMADFLSIPIDVCEVSNGQLFGAGELIGRNAMLIFSALFLSRGCSDLLALGLHAGTPYYDCSDRFINSASHLVSEITDNRTVLATPFLTWTKQEVVSYFCEAGLPTELSYSCELGLSPVCGRCASCLDREALLC
- a CDS encoding CBASS oligonucleotide cyclase; this translates as MAGSGGGGAFVHRTPEELRDLVRKSEEKTTVAAFEAELSRMLGELLGEFNSRDAPTVSARLLQIKSAMKGAIYGSFDQLFGGSVAKHTYVDGLSDIDSLLLINESDLEGKSPQLALDRMAKIIQADLNGEATVGYGRMAVTVTYHDGMVIQLLPALKSPDGQLLVPSSRREAWSKINPTAFQEALTRRNQECSGKLVPVIKLAKAINGQLPEAQQLSGYHMESLGIAAFKNYKEAMTTSAMLPHFFERARELVMSPITDSTGQSVHVDEYLGPTNSQLRVAASHVLSRIARRMRNATAAGSTSQWRAIFGIDS